One Sphingomonas sp. SUN039 genomic window carries:
- the rsmG gene encoding 16S rRNA (guanine(527)-N(7))-methyltransferase RsmG: MDEDAAKAWLADLGVSRETLARIDRFVEMLHEENGRQNLVSAASLDHVYARHIVDSAQLWRLAPDAGSWLDLGSGAGLPGLVLAILTEAPVILVESRRLRTDWLQRAADALRLDNVRIEAARLELVPETPVDVITARAFAPLPRLFALAHRFSHGKTCWILPKGRSAAEELASVATTWHGNFHMEPSVTDPDSAIIVAHGVKPKGVRR, translated from the coding sequence ATGGATGAGGATGCGGCAAAGGCATGGCTCGCCGATCTGGGTGTTTCACGTGAAACGCTGGCGCGGATCGACCGGTTCGTCGAGATGCTGCACGAGGAAAATGGTCGCCAGAATCTCGTCAGCGCGGCCAGCCTCGATCATGTCTATGCGCGCCACATCGTCGATTCGGCGCAGCTCTGGCGGCTTGCGCCCGATGCCGGGTCATGGCTCGACCTAGGCAGCGGGGCCGGTCTGCCGGGACTGGTTCTGGCCATTCTCACTGAAGCGCCGGTCATCCTCGTCGAGTCGCGACGGCTTCGTACCGACTGGCTGCAGCGCGCCGCCGATGCCCTGCGACTCGATAACGTCCGGATCGAGGCCGCGCGGCTCGAACTTGTCCCGGAGACGCCTGTCGACGTCATCACGGCGCGGGCGTTCGCGCCGCTGCCGCGTCTGTTCGCACTTGCCCACAGGTTTTCCCACGGAAAAACATGCTGGATCCTGCCAAAGGGTCGTTCAGCGGCGGAAGAACTGGCGTCGGTGGCGACGACGTGGCACGGTAATTTTCACATGGAACCGAGCGTCACCGATCCCGATAGCGCGATTATCGTCGCGCACGGCGTCAAACCTAAAGGGGTGCGACGGTGA
- a CDS encoding ParA family protein: MITICVANQKGGVGKTTTAINVGTALAAMGWRTLLIDLDPQGNASTGLGVHHGDRLRSSYELLTGDCTLAEAVIPTKVPGLDLIAATVDLSGAEIELVDYENRTDRLRLALGAAADARWDICLIDCPPSLGLLTINAMVAAQSLLVPLQCEFFALEGLSQLLQTIERIRAKFNPSLGILGVALTMYDRRNRLTEQVAQDVRACLGNAVFQTVIPRNVRLSEAPSHGLPALIYDMRCAGSEAYMALSRELLGRLPPLVQAKAA, encoded by the coding sequence GTGATTACCATTTGCGTCGCGAACCAGAAGGGCGGCGTCGGCAAGACGACGACGGCGATCAACGTCGGCACGGCGCTCGCCGCGATGGGCTGGCGCACCTTGCTGATCGACCTCGATCCGCAGGGGAACGCGTCGACCGGCCTTGGTGTCCATCACGGCGACCGGTTGCGGTCGAGCTATGAATTGCTGACCGGCGACTGCACGCTGGCCGAGGCCGTGATCCCGACCAAAGTGCCTGGGCTCGACCTGATCGCGGCGACCGTCGACCTGTCGGGCGCGGAAATCGAGCTCGTCGATTACGAGAACCGCACCGATCGCCTGCGGCTGGCGCTCGGTGCGGCCGCCGATGCACGCTGGGACATCTGCTTGATCGATTGCCCGCCGTCGCTCGGCCTGCTGACCATCAACGCGATGGTCGCGGCGCAGTCTTTGCTGGTGCCGCTGCAGTGCGAATTTTTCGCGCTCGAGGGGCTGTCGCAGTTGCTCCAGACGATCGAGCGCATTCGTGCCAAATTCAATCCATCGCTTGGCATATTGGGCGTCGCGCTGACCATGTACGACCGGCGCAACCGCCTGACCGAACAGGTCGCGCAGGACGTGCGCGCCTGCCTCGGCAATGCGGTATTCCAGACCGTCATCCCGCGCAACGTGCGGCTGTCCGAAGCGCCGAGCCATGGGCTGCCCGCGCTGATCTATGACATGCGCTGTGCCGGCTCGGAGGCGTATATGGCGCTTTCACGTGAACTGCTCGGTCGGCTGCCGCCGCTCGTCCAGGCGAAAGCGGCATGA